CAGTGAGCGCTGTACCAACATACGAAACACCTTTTCGAAGGCAGGGATCACATCAAAAAGGATCTTCTTATTTTCATAATTAATGATGAGCAGCTCACTATCTTCCAGCGTTTCTATATTCTGTGTGGAAGGTTGTTGTTCCGAAAAAGAGCTGAGGTCACTGACCCACCACCCTTCTACAGCAAAGTTCAATATCGTCTCTGTACCGCTTTTATCTACATAATAGGTACGGATACATCCTTTCAGGATGAATGCTTCAAACTGACAGATCTCCCCTTCTCTAAGCAGGAATTGTTTTTTCTTTACCTTTTTGAATGTTAAAAGGGAATGAAAGATTTCCGTTTCCTCAGAAGTGAGTTTTATATATTTCGAGACAAACTGGTCAAGTGCTTCAAACATGGGGCAAATTTAAACCACCCCGGCCAGATTTCGCATATATTCAGTGGGAGTTTGCCCGGTAATCTTTTTAAAGTACTGGTTGAAGCTGGATTTGGCTTTGAAGCCACAGTCGAAGGCGATGGTCAGCACATTAACAGGGAGGTTTCGGCTGGTCATGAACTGTAGTTTCTCAATAGCATGGCTGATGCGCCATTCATTTATAAACTGATAGAAGGATTTTTCGGCAAAGGCATTGAGTGCTTCGGAGATGTGGTATTTGCTGATGCCTACGCTGGCAGCGAGTTTGTCGAGGTTGAGATCGGCGTCGGTGTACAGGCGGGTTTGTCGGAGGTACTGGTCTAGTTTGGATAGGATCTCCTGGTGATCGGCGGCAGAAAGAGAGGTTTTGCGGGGAATGGGAACAACGGAGGTCAAAGAAGTAATTGGTTCAGTTAGTGCCAGGAAATTGACTGATTCAACGGAGCCTACCGGTTCTCCTTCCATTTTTATTGCAGGAATCTGAATCTGCGTTTGCAACCCTGCATACTTATACCTTATAATAATAACCGAAACAATCAACAAACAAGTATACACCAGCGCCCTGCAAAGGATCATATCACCCGGCTGCGCCCTTTTAAATAAAAACACCAAGGCTACCAGATAGATAGCCCAAAAAAGGTACGCCACCCACTCTATCAACCTCCGCTCCTGCGGCCTGTTTTGCAGATGCTTCCGCGCAATATTATAAGCCAGCAAAGTACAATACGCTGAAAACGTTACCGTCGTCCACGTGGTCGCATTATTATATATATTCAACGCAGCATACCCCGCCTCCTGACTAAAAGACAATACACAAATCACCGTCAGGTACCCCACAGCCCCCAATATAAACGGCAAAAACACATACCACCTCGTAGCCGGAATAAACGCCTCATTCTTCACCTTCATCGCATATAAATATAACAACGGCGCATAGCAAAACCCGATAAACGTATTCATCTGGTACCGCACATGCCCATCATTCACAAAGTTGAAAATATAAAACTTCGTCGCCAGATGCGCCGCAATACAAAACAACAACAGTATCAATAGCCCATCCGCCTTACTCCTCAACTTATTCGTGAGCAGTAACAACGAGGCTGTAATTGCCTGAAAAGTGCCTATAGCGATAACGTAGATCATGCCGGACAAATGTAAAAATCCAATGTTACCGTCATGTTAATTGCATGCTTACATCCAGCGAAAACAAACTTTCACCTGCTATTAAAAATGCCTGCTCCGGCAGGGGGCTCACTTTGATCAGCTAACTGTTATACAACTGGTAACAATTCCTTAACCCAACTTAACCATTTGAATTTCAATATTTGTACGTTCGTTTAGACTAAAAAACACGACCCGCAGTACTATTAGTTCGAGCCGGTCGAGGGAGAAATTTCCAGCATAGACCTTTGAGGAAAATTACCGATTTATGCATTTCCTTTTCAAGCAGTGCAGGCTACTGATTTTTTCGGGTATGCTTCTCCCGGCAGCCCTTTCTCATGCACAAACACTCAAAGGCACCGTCACAGGAAAGGACGGCCAACTCCCCGGCGCCTCCATACAGGCACCCGGTACAAAGCAGGGAACTGCCTCCGACCTGAATGGCAACTTTACACTAAATACACATACCACCGGTAAGGTGAAAATTTTAATATCCTATATAGGGCATACTACCCGTGAAATTGAATTGGATGTCAAATCCGGGATCACTGACCTTGGTAGTATCGCCCTGAACCCTGCAGGCGGTAATCTTGGGGAGGTACTGGTAAAGGGAACCATGGCACCTTCCCAAATGAAGGCCCTCAGCATCAAAAAGAACGCCCTCGCTATCATGGACGTGATTGCCGCTGATGCCATCGGCAAACTCCCTGATCGTAACGCTGCCGAAGCTGTACAACGCATACAGGGCGTGGCCGTATCCCGTTATCATGGCGAAGCAGATCAGGCCACCGTACGAGGTACGCCTTTCTCCTGGACCAGCACCTTATTAAACGGGACCCGTTTACCAAGTTCCAGCGCTACCGGTACCCGCAATACCGTACTGGATGTGGTACCTTCTGAAATGATCCAGTATGTGCAGGTGGCCAAAGCCATCACCCCGGATATGGAAGGCGATGCCATCGGGGGCAGCATCAACTTCATTACCCGTACCGCTCCTGATAAACGGATCTTCAACATGAGCGCCGCCGGTGGTTACAATACTTTCTCTCAGAATGGTACCTACAATGGCTCTGCCGTGTATGGTGATCGTTTCTTCCATGGTAAACTCGGTGTAATTGTAGCCGGCGCTATATGGGATAGACAATGGGGAACTGATTCCTACAATGTAACTTACAATACCAGCCTTGCAACTGCTTCACAGAAAAACGCTATCAGCACTGTTTTATTTAAGCGATACATGGGTCGCCGCCAGACCTACGGTGGAAATGTAGGACTGGAATATAAATTTAATTCGAACAACCGAATCTTCTTCCGCGGGTTATTAGACAAATTCAATGATATCCGTCCTGTATATGAGTCTTATGTAGATTATAACAATAGCCGTTATCAATATAACTACCGTTATTCTTATTATCAGACAGCGCTGAATGGGGGCGAGTTTGGCGGTGAACACCAGTTATCTCCAAAGTTGAAACTGGATTGGAGCGTGAGCGACTATACCTGCAAATTCTTTTTGGAAACCCCTCCTACCAATGCGACCAAAGGCCTGCCGATTGCTACTTTCCGCCAGAAGATCACAAGTGGATTTAATAACCTTTCTTCGGATGGTAAAAGATATTGGGGCTTTGATTCTCCGGATGGTATTGGTGGTGACCCCATGCATTTTCAATCAGGCGTAACTGATGGCACAGAAGTAATGAATGCCAGCAAACTCACCCTGCAACAACTGGTGATTTCACAGCTGGATACGAAGGAAGTAGACAAGACGGCGCAGGCGAACTTCAAATACAATGTATCATCCAAAGTAAATTTAAAGTTTGGCGGTAAATTCCGTCACAAGACGCATGATACTAATTTTGGTTCGACAGCCGTGTACCTTCCGGGTGCGGCACTGGGCATTTCAGGATCTCCGGCCCTGCTCACATTGAGTGGGCTGGATAGAATATCTTTCCCGAAAGCTGGCGGCTTCTTTAACAAAATGAATGGCAACTATGACCAGTATATGGTGGATCCGATTACGAAAGAGCAGTTGTACCAGTTGCTGGATACATCCAGTCTGCGTAAGAACGGGTTTATCAATTATACTTCTGCCAGCAATGCCACCAATATCTTTAATGGTACGGAAGATGTAACCGCGGGTTATGTAATGGCAGAGATCTCTGCAACTGACAAACTGAAGATTGTAGCAGGTGTACGTAATGAATATACTGCCCTGGACCTGCATGGCTCAAAGGCTGAGAAAGATGCGACCACCGGCGCTACGACAATTTCTGCTACGAATGTAAGCAACCATTACAACGCTTTATTGCCCATGGTGCATTTAAAATATGCACTGAATGACCATGCAAATGTAAGAGCGGCATTTACAAGAACTTTTATCCGTGCGGATTTTACGGCGCTTACACCAGGTCAGTCTATCGATAACTCTGCCTCTCCGGTAACTATTACCGCAGGTAATCCTGCATTGAAACCAACTTTCTCCAACAACTATGACCTGATGGGTGAATACTATTTCAATAACATCGGTCTGATATCAGGAGGGGTATTTTACAAGCAGATCTCTGATGTGATCTTTTCTGATAAAACCAGTACGGAGGATTATGTGATCACACAATCTAAAAATGCGGACAATGCACGCCTGCTGGGTTTTGAAGCGGGTATCAACAAGCGTTTTGATTTCCTGCCAGGGTTCTTTAGCGGACTGGGTGTGGAAATAAATTATACTTACATCGATTCTAAAGTAGACATTCCACGACTAACCACCACAGGCAAAGTCGTGGACAATTCTCCCCTGCCTAACCAGGCGAAAAACCTGTTCAATGCGATCCTCTTTTACGAGCGGAAAGGCGTGATGGTAAGACTGGCAGGCAATTACCGCGGTGCATCGGTAGAGACACTGGATCAGACCAATGGTAAGAATTTTTACATCTGGACAGATCAGAACTTTACGGTGGATGCTTCTGCTACTGTGACTTTGAGAAAAGGGCTGCGTGTATTTGTGGAATTAAATAATTTGACTGACTCTCCTATCCGGCAATATATGGGCGATAAGCGCCGCATCTACTCTGACGAGTGGTATGGAATAAAAGGCCAGGCTGGTATTCGCTGGGATATAATCAAATAATCAAACTGACATCATGAAGAAATTATTTTTGGCAGGCGCTATGCTGGTGCCTTACCTCGCTTTTGCCCAATTGGCTGATAGTTCTAAACGTGTGGTGCGCATGCAGGGAACTGTGAACTTCCGGGATGCCGGCGGGTACAAAACAAAATATGGCAAAACCGTTGCCTGGGGCAAAGTATACCGCTCTGCAGATGTAAGCAGGTTAACAGAACAGGATTTAAAAGTTTTATCCGGAAGACACATCCATACAGTCGTAGATTTTCGTGGTGTAAAGGAATCTGCTGCAGCACCGGATCATTTACTTCCTGATACAAAATATACCCTCAGCCCCGCCGGCAGCGACAGTTTGCCCGATGCCAAAGGCATGATCGAAGCGATCAAAAAAGGTGATTTCATGCTGAAGTTCTATAGTAATGTCACCCCACTGGGGGAACGTTACAAACCATTGTTCCAGCAGTTGCTCACCCTGCCCGATGGCGAAGCCATGCTGTACCATTGTACCGGCGGCAGGGATAGAACCGGGATGGCCACCGCTCTCTTTTTATATATACTGGGCGTAGATCAGGCTACCATAGAAGCAGATTATACTGCGAGCAATGTATACCTGGAACCCATGATGGGGAAAATGTTCCAAGGACTCACCATGGGAACGGGATTGAATGAGGCGCAGGTACGAAATGCGATGGAACTGAAACCTGAATATATCAGGGCGATGTTTGGGGCTATTAACGAGAAATATGGTAGTGTAGAGGGATTTTTTAAACAGGAAATGGGAATTGGCGAGAAGGAGTTGAAACAGCTGAGAAAGAAATATACAATTTAAAAACAGGCGGAAAATTAACCCCGCGGGGAAATTTAAACTCCCGGGTATATTAAACACCCGGGGAAATCAGAAACCCGCAAAAATTTAAGCACCCGCTAAGGAAAATTTAAATACCCTTAAAAAAAGCATTTGCCTTCGGGTGAATGCTTTTTTTTCTCGTGAGGAGATGGCCTGAAGCAGGCTAAAAGAGATTAATTTTATTCATTATATAAATTATTTATTTTACTAATAAAAACCAATCCTGTAATTATTCGCCCATTTAAAAACATCATCTTAGTATATTTATCGCATATTATTGATATTGCAGTGTAATAAATAAGTTCCGCATGGCCTCTTTAACGAATAGAAAGTACACCCGGTTAAAATGGATCATCCCAGCCTGTGTGATTGGAATTTGCTCGATTTTCGCCAGTCTGCCGATAGATGGGCTGCCTGAAAAGGTAATGAAAGCGCTGGAAGAATTTGCCAAACGTAATCCACAGGAGAAAGTCTATCTGCA
This Chitinophaga sancti DNA region includes the following protein-coding sequences:
- a CDS encoding Crp/Fnr family transcriptional regulator; the encoded protein is MFEALDQFVSKYIKLTSEETEIFHSLLTFKKVKKKQFLLREGEICQFEAFILKGCIRTYYVDKSGTETILNFAVEGWWVSDLSSFSEQQPSTQNIETLEDSELLIINYENKKILFDVIPAFEKVFRMLVQRSLGVMQQRFYATLTQTAEERYLAFIDKYPQIVQRVPQHQIARYIGVSPEFLSKVRSTMFKKP
- a CDS encoding helix-turn-helix domain-containing protein, whose protein sequence is MIYVIAIGTFQAITASLLLLTNKLRSKADGLLILLLFCIAAHLATKFYIFNFVNDGHVRYQMNTFIGFCYAPLLYLYAMKVKNEAFIPATRWYVFLPFILGAVGYLTVICVLSFSQEAGYAALNIYNNATTWTTVTFSAYCTLLAYNIARKHLQNRPQERRLIEWVAYLFWAIYLVALVFLFKRAQPGDMILCRALVYTCLLIVSVIIIRYKYAGLQTQIQIPAIKMEGEPVGSVESVNFLALTEPITSLTSVVPIPRKTSLSAADHQEILSKLDQYLRQTRLYTDADLNLDKLAASVGISKYHISEALNAFAEKSFYQFINEWRISHAIEKLQFMTSRNLPVNVLTIAFDCGFKAKSSFNQYFKKITGQTPTEYMRNLAGVV
- a CDS encoding TonB-dependent receptor is translated as MHFLFKQCRLLIFSGMLLPAALSHAQTLKGTVTGKDGQLPGASIQAPGTKQGTASDLNGNFTLNTHTTGKVKILISYIGHTTREIELDVKSGITDLGSIALNPAGGNLGEVLVKGTMAPSQMKALSIKKNALAIMDVIAADAIGKLPDRNAAEAVQRIQGVAVSRYHGEADQATVRGTPFSWTSTLLNGTRLPSSSATGTRNTVLDVVPSEMIQYVQVAKAITPDMEGDAIGGSINFITRTAPDKRIFNMSAAGGYNTFSQNGTYNGSAVYGDRFFHGKLGVIVAGAIWDRQWGTDSYNVTYNTSLATASQKNAISTVLFKRYMGRRQTYGGNVGLEYKFNSNNRIFFRGLLDKFNDIRPVYESYVDYNNSRYQYNYRYSYYQTALNGGEFGGEHQLSPKLKLDWSVSDYTCKFFLETPPTNATKGLPIATFRQKITSGFNNLSSDGKRYWGFDSPDGIGGDPMHFQSGVTDGTEVMNASKLTLQQLVISQLDTKEVDKTAQANFKYNVSSKVNLKFGGKFRHKTHDTNFGSTAVYLPGAALGISGSPALLTLSGLDRISFPKAGGFFNKMNGNYDQYMVDPITKEQLYQLLDTSSLRKNGFINYTSASNATNIFNGTEDVTAGYVMAEISATDKLKIVAGVRNEYTALDLHGSKAEKDATTGATTISATNVSNHYNALLPMVHLKYALNDHANVRAAFTRTFIRADFTALTPGQSIDNSASPVTITAGNPALKPTFSNNYDLMGEYYFNNIGLISGGVFYKQISDVIFSDKTSTEDYVITQSKNADNARLLGFEAGINKRFDFLPGFFSGLGVEINYTYIDSKVDIPRLTTTGKVVDNSPLPNQAKNLFNAILFYERKGVMVRLAGNYRGASVETLDQTNGKNFYIWTDQNFTVDASATVTLRKGLRVFVELNNLTDSPIRQYMGDKRRIYSDEWYGIKGQAGIRWDIIK
- a CDS encoding tyrosine-protein phosphatase, producing MKKLFLAGAMLVPYLAFAQLADSSKRVVRMQGTVNFRDAGGYKTKYGKTVAWGKVYRSADVSRLTEQDLKVLSGRHIHTVVDFRGVKESAAAPDHLLPDTKYTLSPAGSDSLPDAKGMIEAIKKGDFMLKFYSNVTPLGERYKPLFQQLLTLPDGEAMLYHCTGGRDRTGMATALFLYILGVDQATIEADYTASNVYLEPMMGKMFQGLTMGTGLNEAQVRNAMELKPEYIRAMFGAINEKYGSVEGFFKQEMGIGEKELKQLRKKYTI